ATGAGACCAGATTCTAATGCATTGATATTCTTTGTTTATAATATACCTGTGGTCGACACAAAGTGCTTTGCGTAGTTGAGCAGAATCATCAGCATTTGCCGATACCTTCTTCAGGGTATCGATCCAACCGCTCAACTTATTACCGATACAAGGTATCAAACTATCCATGATGCACATAGCTGGAATAGACGCATATAAACGTACATGTAATAACATGTCTGACTTGAGGAAATTGGATCTAAATTTACGAATCATACCCAAATAAGCACGACAAAATGGCAGCACGAAATAACATAGATAGCGcggtaaataaaataaaaataattgtctTGTCGCCCAAAAAAGacgtgaaaaaatgttttatttcgtTGCCCTCAGATTCAGAACCCTGTCGGGAAGGATGAGGTAAACTAATACTGCTAATGCTGCCATTTTACCCTTCCAGTGCGTCTATTTAAGTCAGCACCGAAAGGGTTTATGTTTTTCACGAATATTGCGAAAAACAGAAATTTCCTGAAACATGTTCTACTATCGTTGGAACTAAAAACTAAAATGGCTCGGTTTCACCCACAGGGCATTTTATAGTTTCGACAAGATTGATGATTCAGTTATTCATGAATCCTATGTGCGAGCCGGAACCGAAAGCTACGTTTTTCTATATCTAAAGTATAATTCGGTTGGGCTAATCTATCACTTTTGTTTCTCTATTTACCTTGCATTGCTGGGCTTTGAGTCGTCATCGATTCATTTTCTAGCAAAATAAGATATCCTCACGAAGTTTAAAAAGCAGGAATTAAGGCATGTTCTGTGTCGTTTTGAAACGGGAAATGATATCGCTGCAAATTCAGCTTAGCAAAAAGAGCGAAAACCGAATAACGGCCATGACTAACCGCATTCCATGCATtcattcaacgattcaaatcTTACCTCGAGCGAACAAAACCACCAGAATAAAGACGTAAACTTTGAATGGCTCGTGAAACTTCATTCTTCCTAGATTTTTTATCTGGAATGTTAAGAATGGGACTTCCTTAGAATATGAAAACAACTCTGCTAAACGTTTCGCGGTACCTGGTACTcgaattattttatttcgttTCTTAAGTAAAAAACTGTCATTTTTGCGATACAAGACGCTGGAAATTCTAACGAACTGAGGAGTACTAGAAATGGCACCCATCGAGACGCAAAAGTGAAAAATCATAGGGCAAGaaattttttcgtttttgttctgtatttttttttcgtgcgGTAGCGAAAACGaaagttgatttttttaaaatcatgtcGTAAATATGGAAAGTCATAAAGCCAAAACAAATATTCTCGTTTTTACTCGGTAGAAAAAATGAAAGGATTCTGCGCCCAAGCAAAAACGTATTAGCATTGTAAGTTTCGTTTTGGTCAAAAGGAGCGAATGAATCTACTAAATCTATTGAAAGAAAACGAAAGTGATGAGAAAAAGGAAAGAAAATCGAAAGATTATCATGAAAAAAAAGCTGGACGAAAAGGTTTTTTCgtttaaattaatttttctctgTTATGGTCCATTTATAAATGCATCGTTTATTAGTTAGGGAGGAATTctaaaaaagtgaaaaatcgAAAGCGAAAATGAAACGGaaagaaatcgaaaaattATCACGTATTACAAtcatagatataatatgtatgCAAtttatcgatcaacaatgatCGTCTGCCATTCAAAACTAGCTGATCTCGAAGCTGTGCGTACATACCTTGCGCGCGATGATAGCTTCAAGGGAGTCCTTTCCTTCTACACTTTAGGAACGAAATTGTAAACAGGTTGCGCAGATTATGAATCAATGTTGCAAAGCGCATTCATCAGAAAACCAGTTTTATTATTTCGTTT
This genomic interval from Tubulanus polymorphus chromosome 8, tnTubPoly1.2, whole genome shotgun sequence contains the following:
- the LOC141910235 gene encoding uncharacterized protein LOC141910235 isoform X2, which gives rise to MKFHEPFKVYVFILVVLFARENESMTTQSPAMQAMCIMDSLIPCIGNKLSGWIDTLKKVSANADDSAQLRKALCVDHRRTLEDDIKKGVACG